A single genomic interval of Lacrimispora sphenoides JCM 1415 harbors:
- the ilvD gene encoding dihydroxy-acid dehydratase, giving the protein MKQKSAPQRELWAQFDALQMGSGWDEEDIKKPQILLEDAYGDSHPGSVHLSGLMEQVKYGVFEKGGHPAGYHTTDICDGCAQGHNGMNYILASREAICDMIELHGSVYPWDGMVLASSCDKSIPAQLKAAARLDIPSIFIPGGSMRNGPGMTTSLVAGDISLRQKREGAITPQEIRDYKLTGCPSAGACTFLGTASTMQCMAEALGMALPGSALIPATMRDILAWARRAGQTIMKLAEKDIRPSQIMTKEAFENAIMIHSAIGGSTNGVIHLTSLARELGLLMAPEKFDEINHRIPHIGNITPSGQHLTEAFWFAGGIPMVERELRDLLHLDVMTVSGRTLGENLEDLEKDGFYERYAGYLGNYGLKREQVIFPVSEAVEKGSIAVMRGNLAPEGAVIKYAACIREMWEHKGRARVFDCEEDAYQSVVKKEIRKGDIIVIRYEGPRGSGMPEMLMTTEAIVCDHELNGSVALVTDGRFSGATRGPAIGHVSPEAAAGGPLAFVRDGDIISYSVKDRTLNLTGIQGEERTLKEIEKVLEERKKEGIIPRPKRKGILARYTRDALSAMEGAGYEG; this is encoded by the coding sequence ATGAAGCAGAAAAGCGCGCCCCAGCGGGAGCTGTGGGCTCAGTTTGACGCCCTGCAGATGGGAAGCGGCTGGGATGAGGAAGATATAAAGAAACCTCAGATTTTGCTTGAGGATGCCTATGGGGATAGCCATCCGGGCAGCGTGCATCTTTCGGGGCTCATGGAACAGGTAAAATACGGTGTGTTTGAAAAAGGCGGGCATCCTGCCGGGTATCATACTACGGATATCTGCGACGGCTGCGCCCAGGGACATAACGGAATGAATTACATACTGGCCTCCAGAGAGGCTATCTGCGATATGATAGAACTCCACGGTTCCGTGTATCCATGGGACGGGATGGTACTTGCGTCATCCTGTGACAAATCCATACCCGCCCAATTAAAAGCAGCGGCCCGGCTTGACATTCCTTCCATATTTATACCTGGGGGGAGCATGAGGAACGGGCCGGGGATGACGACTTCCCTGGTGGCAGGAGACATATCCCTGCGCCAGAAGCGGGAAGGGGCTATTACTCCGCAGGAAATTAGGGATTATAAGCTGACGGGCTGCCCCTCCGCCGGCGCATGTACATTTCTGGGAACGGCCAGTACCATGCAATGCATGGCGGAAGCCCTGGGCATGGCGCTGCCAGGCTCTGCGTTAATTCCGGCCACCATGCGGGATATCCTGGCATGGGCGCGCAGGGCAGGCCAGACCATAATGAAGCTGGCGGAGAAGGATATCCGTCCAAGCCAGATCATGACAAAGGAAGCATTTGAGAATGCCATCATGATCCATAGTGCAATCGGAGGGTCTACCAATGGAGTCATTCATCTCACTTCCCTGGCAAGAGAGCTTGGGCTCCTTATGGCACCGGAAAAATTTGACGAGATCAATCACCGGATCCCTCACATCGGAAATATCACCCCCAGCGGTCAGCATCTGACAGAAGCCTTCTGGTTCGCAGGCGGAATTCCCATGGTGGAACGGGAACTAAGGGATCTGCTGCATCTTGATGTAATGACAGTCTCAGGCAGGACGCTGGGAGAAAATCTGGAAGATTTGGAGAAGGACGGCTTTTACGAGCGTTATGCAGGTTATCTGGGCAATTACGGACTGAAGCGGGAACAGGTTATCTTCCCGGTCAGTGAAGCCGTTGAAAAGGGCTCCATCGCTGTTATGAGGGGGAATCTGGCACCCGAGGGAGCAGTCATTAAATATGCTGCATGTATCAGGGAGATGTGGGAGCATAAAGGAAGGGCACGAGTCTTTGACTGTGAGGAGGATGCTTACCAGTCAGTGGTGAAAAAGGAGATCCGCAAAGGTGATATCATTGTGATCCGCTATGAAGGACCAAGGGGCAGCGGCATGCCGGAAATGCTCATGACGACTGAGGCAATTGTCTGTGATCATGAGCTCAATGGAAGTGTGGCCCTGGTAACGGATGGCAGGTTTTCAGGAGCCACAAGAGGACCTGCTATCGGTCATGTGTCTCCGGAAGCAGCAGCAGGAGGGCCTCTTGCCTTTGTGAGAGACGGCGACATCATTTCCTACAGTGTGAAGGACAGGACCCTGAATCTGACAGGAATCCAGGGGGAGGAACGGACGCTTAAGGAGATTGAGAAGGTGCTTGAAGAACGGAAAAAAGAGGGGATCATTCCCAGACCGAAGCGGAAAGGGATATTGGCAAGATACACCAGGGATGCCCTTTCAGCCATGGAAGGAGCAGGATATGAAGGCTAG
- a CDS encoding sugar ABC transporter substrate-binding protein, with protein sequence MRMFKIWVIGMAVCLFVSGCGRQSTAAFERKEGKTLYLIALNEEGPYWKPLIQSAQDQARERGCTLIVKAGLPGDSSRPQKLIEMVQEAIDQKADGIAMAALEPEMFDIKAAEAMAAGVKVVTYDTDIRTYSNRLAYIGTNNYEAGMELGRRGAEDLKARGITGGRLTAVTYSGSAQNMTERYKGLKDGFSQSMDQDAAQFTWCTWIINDLSVSRAKEQLETQILSYPDLKAVFTLGTESVITGTMEAIKFQNLQGTLYHYGFDYSPTLAAGVDEGLITGIVDQNCQVIGRTLVDKLADAVEGRDLEKEYLIDVTWVEAKDIKAYGEKAER encoded by the coding sequence ATGAGAATGTTTAAAATTTGGGTAATCGGAATGGCGGTATGCCTTTTTGTGTCCGGTTGCGGGAGGCAGTCCACCGCCGCTTTTGAACGGAAGGAAGGGAAGACTCTGTATCTGATTGCATTGAATGAAGAAGGACCTTATTGGAAGCCGTTGATACAAAGTGCGCAGGATCAGGCCAGAGAGCGGGGGTGTACTCTGATCGTAAAAGCAGGGCTGCCTGGAGATTCCTCACGGCCCCAGAAGCTGATTGAGATGGTCCAGGAGGCCATCGATCAGAAAGCAGACGGCATTGCCATGGCAGCTTTAGAACCGGAGATGTTTGATATAAAAGCGGCGGAGGCAATGGCTGCCGGAGTCAAAGTAGTCACCTATGATACGGACATCAGGACTTACAGCAACCGGCTGGCATATATCGGAACCAATAATTATGAAGCAGGAATGGAACTGGGAAGACGGGGGGCCGAAGACTTAAAAGCCCGGGGAATTACCGGAGGGAGGCTGACGGCCGTTACCTACAGTGGTTCCGCTCAGAATATGACCGAGCGTTACAAGGGGCTTAAGGACGGTTTTAGCCAGTCGATGGATCAGGATGCCGCCCAGTTTACCTGGTGTACCTGGATTATAAACGACCTAAGCGTATCCAGGGCAAAAGAGCAATTGGAGACACAGATCCTATCCTATCCTGACTTAAAGGCAGTGTTCACTCTGGGAACAGAGTCTGTCATTACAGGGACCATGGAAGCTATCAAATTCCAGAACCTGCAGGGAACTCTGTACCACTATGGATTCGATTATTCCCCTACTCTGGCAGCCGGTGTGGATGAGGGCCTGATTACAGGCATCGTGGACCAGAACTGTCAGGTGATAGGCAGGACTTTGGTGGACAAACTGGCGGATGCAGTGGAGGGGAGAGACCTTGAGAAGGAATACTTAATTGATGTGACATGGGTAGAAGCTAAGGATATAAAAGCGTATGGAGAGAAAGCGGAGAGGTAA
- a CDS encoding ABC transporter permease translates to MRKKIVWKEKMSEYWMIGLLLFLVAVFSYMLPVFATRGNLASFLRSMPILGIATLGVAMLMISGGIDLSCGAIMACAGTTAAYLAVRGMHPAVCLALGILCGGAWGLLNGFLITRFELKPFIVTVGSNYMIRGLTQMFTGGILISGLPGWFYHISNTHLLGNILYTNFLIFLILAVAVVLIMKCTIFGRYCYAVGSSKKASSLAGIQVKRHLLKVYFIEGAFAGIAGIILMSYLNVGASSEAMGLEAYAIAAVIIGGIRFEGGAGGIARAVLGLLIIEVFKNGMNAAGLNTYGQQAVTGLMILAAIVMDYFRKKREESA, encoded by the coding sequence ATGAGGAAAAAGATAGTCTGGAAAGAAAAAATGTCAGAATACTGGATGATTGGGCTTTTACTCTTCCTGGTGGCTGTGTTCTCTTATATGTTGCCGGTATTTGCCACCAGAGGGAACCTTGCCAGCTTCCTGCGCTCCATGCCAATTTTGGGGATTGCAACGCTGGGAGTGGCAATGCTTATGATCTCCGGCGGAATTGATTTATCCTGCGGAGCCATTATGGCCTGCGCAGGGACGACAGCTGCGTATCTGGCGGTGCGGGGAATGCATCCGGCAGTATGCCTGGCTCTTGGCATCCTCTGCGGCGGTGCCTGGGGACTTCTCAACGGGTTTCTGATCACACGGTTTGAGCTTAAGCCGTTTATAGTGACCGTAGGAAGCAATTATATGATCCGGGGGCTGACCCAGATGTTCACAGGGGGTATTCTGATCAGCGGTCTGCCAGGCTGGTTCTACCACATTTCAAACACCCATCTGCTGGGCAATATCCTCTATACCAATTTTCTTATCTTCCTGATCCTGGCTGTGGCAGTTGTTCTTATTATGAAATGTACCATATTCGGCCGGTACTGCTATGCCGTAGGCTCCAGTAAGAAGGCCAGTAGTCTGGCCGGCATCCAGGTAAAACGGCACCTTCTCAAGGTCTATTTTATTGAAGGGGCCTTTGCGGGGATTGCGGGAATCATCCTTATGTCCTACTTGAATGTGGGCGCATCCAGTGAAGCTATGGGGCTGGAAGCATATGCCATCGCCGCTGTGATTATCGGCGGGATCCGGTTTGAAGGAGGGGCAGGAGGCATCGCGCGAGCGGTTCTGGGGCTGCTTATTATAGAAGTGTTTAAAAACGGTATGAATGCGGCCGGTTTAAATACTTATGGGCAGCAGGCAGTTACAGGGCTTATGATTCTGGCGGCTATTGTGATGGACTATTTTCGGAAGAAGAGGGAAGAATCGGCATGA
- a CDS encoding glycoside hydrolase family 5 protein has protein sequence MDLLQVRNGKIVDESGNPVYLRGTCVGGWMNMEDFINGYPGTESGMKREMAKAIGAGKAELFFETILDNFLAEEDIRLIRETGANCIRIPLSYRHFEDDQNPFVYKEEGFKRLDAVLDACERQGVYVILDMHALSGWQNCHWHSDNERGAALLWSFRHFQERIIALWEAIAQRYRDRNAVAGYDLMNEPSTGTPTGEHAYDFYEFYQSDWKAINKLYREIADAVRKIDKKHILFLEGDNYSRNFEGLEKPFEDNLVYSSHNYIPPGYGPGTYPGYYGGVYWDKNKQRTEFLNHQGTQFALKHHVPLWVGEFGSQYHGFPEELPYRLASMEDQLDIYNTYGVHWTTWTYKDPGIMGWVFLDPESEYMKIIQPVQEQKRILGAENFVADYAGVAEGRKKSRALADYILEVMGETRIDKASNAFVMNYGVLNGYAGAMLQPAYARRFAGYSEDDLERIAGGFKLENCVKNQPYLNLLKHMLH, from the coding sequence ATGGACTTATTACAGGTAAGAAATGGTAAAATCGTGGATGAATCGGGTAATCCTGTGTACCTTCGCGGTACCTGCGTGGGCGGCTGGATGAACATGGAGGATTTTATCAACGGATATCCGGGTACTGAGAGCGGGATGAAGAGGGAGATGGCCAAAGCCATTGGTGCAGGCAAGGCAGAATTGTTTTTTGAGACCATCCTCGATAACTTCCTGGCTGAGGAGGATATCCGGCTGATCCGGGAAACCGGAGCCAACTGCATCCGCATTCCTTTGAGTTACCGGCATTTTGAGGATGACCAAAATCCCTTTGTATATAAGGAAGAGGGATTTAAACGGCTGGATGCCGTACTGGATGCCTGTGAACGCCAGGGTGTCTACGTAATCCTGGATATGCATGCCTTGTCCGGCTGGCAGAACTGTCACTGGCACAGTGATAACGAGCGGGGCGCGGCTCTTCTCTGGAGCTTCCGCCATTTTCAGGAACGGATCATCGCACTCTGGGAGGCTATTGCACAAAGATACAGGGACAGAAATGCGGTAGCGGGCTACGATCTGATGAATGAGCCATCCACAGGAACGCCCACCGGCGAACATGCCTATGACTTTTATGAGTTCTATCAGTCGGACTGGAAGGCAATCAACAAACTGTACCGGGAGATAGCAGATGCGGTCCGAAAAATTGATAAAAAGCACATCCTGTTTCTGGAGGGGGATAATTATTCCAGGAATTTTGAAGGGCTGGAGAAGCCTTTTGAGGATAATCTGGTGTACAGCAGCCACAACTATATACCGCCGGGATATGGGCCGGGAACGTACCCGGGATATTATGGCGGGGTGTACTGGGATAAGAATAAGCAGAGGACTGAATTCCTTAATCACCAGGGGACACAGTTTGCCTTGAAGCACCATGTACCCTTGTGGGTAGGGGAGTTCGGTTCCCAGTATCATGGTTTTCCGGAGGAGCTTCCATACCGACTGGCTTCTATGGAGGATCAGCTGGATATTTACAACACGTATGGAGTCCACTGGACCACCTGGACCTATAAGGACCCCGGGATTATGGGATGGGTATTCTTAGATCCGGAGAGCGAATATATGAAGATCATCCAGCCGGTCCAGGAACAAAAACGCATTCTGGGAGCTGAGAATTTCGTTGCAGATTATGCAGGGGTGGCGGAGGGCAGAAAGAAATCCCGCGCGCTTGCCGATTATATCCTGGAGGTGATGGGAGAAACCAGGATTGACAAAGCTTCCAATGCGTTTGTGATGAATTACGGTGTACTTAACGGCTATGCGGGTGCAATGCTGCAGCCGGCTTATGCCAGGCGTTTTGCCGGATACAGTGAGGATGACTTAGAGCGCATTGCCGGAGGCTTTAAGCTGGAAAACTGTGTGAAGAACCAGCCTTATCTGAATCTTCTGAAACATATGCTGCATTGA
- a CDS encoding glycoside hydrolase family 3 C-terminal domain-containing protein: MDFEKRARELVGQMTLEEKASQLRFDAPAVKRLGIPRYHWWNESLHGVARAGTATMFPQAIGMAAMFDEEMMKEIGTAAGMEARAKYNAYSALEDRDIYKGLTLWSPNVNIFRDPRWGRGHETYGEDPYLSGRLGVGFIQGIQGEGEYLLAAACAKHFAVHSGPEEQRHTFDARVSRKDLWETYLPAFEACVTEGRVEGVMGAYNRTNGEPCCGSKTLIQDILKEKWKFDGYFVSDCWAIKDFHENHHVTDTAAQSAAMALRNGCDINCGNTYLHILSSYEQGLVTEEEITEAAVHAMRTRMRLGLFDEDCPYNQIPYEMVGCKKHRELAIHAAEKSMVLLKNDGFLPLDRKLKKVAVIGPNADSRWPLIANYHGTAPRYVTVLDGIENLLDEDARIFYSEGCHTMKDRVERLALPGDRISEAVTAALKAGLAIVCVGLDERYEGEQQDLGNRFDEAVSMADKPSLALPESQRRLLTALIETGIPLVVINMSGSAMDLAWLDQAESIKAILQAWYPGAEGGTAVARVLFGETSPSGRLPVTFYRSEEEIPPYEDYSMKNRTYRYMKEEALYPFGFGLSYTSFRYRDLECVPAGDGSVSVSVKVRNEGPADGEEVVQVYVKNLDSSLAVRNHSLCAFARVSLAKGQEREVSFCLSGLAFCVVDQDGERRLDGHRYDIYAGGSQPDGRSCLLMGSEPLRARVEL; this comes from the coding sequence ATGGATTTTGAAAAGAGGGCGAGGGAGTTAGTCGGTCAGATGACCCTGGAAGAGAAGGCCTCCCAGCTAAGATTTGATGCCCCGGCAGTCAAAAGGCTGGGGATCCCCAGATACCACTGGTGGAATGAATCGCTTCATGGCGTGGCCAGGGCGGGGACGGCAACCATGTTTCCCCAGGCTATCGGCATGGCGGCCATGTTTGACGAGGAGATGATGAAGGAGATCGGCACTGCGGCGGGCATGGAAGCTAGGGCAAAGTACAATGCCTATTCGGCCCTGGAGGACCGGGATATCTATAAAGGACTGACCCTATGGTCTCCTAATGTGAATATCTTCCGTGATCCCAGATGGGGAAGGGGCCATGAGACGTATGGAGAAGATCCATACCTTTCCGGCAGACTGGGCGTGGGATTCATACAGGGAATCCAGGGAGAGGGCGAATACTTACTGGCAGCAGCCTGTGCCAAACACTTTGCGGTACACAGCGGACCGGAGGAACAGCGCCATACCTTTGATGCCAGAGTCAGCAGAAAGGATCTGTGGGAGACCTATCTGCCTGCCTTTGAGGCCTGCGTCACCGAAGGTAGGGTGGAAGGGGTCATGGGTGCGTATAACAGGACCAACGGAGAGCCATGCTGTGGCAGCAAAACTCTGATACAGGATATTCTGAAAGAGAAGTGGAAGTTTGACGGGTATTTTGTGTCTGATTGCTGGGCCATCAAGGATTTCCATGAAAACCATCATGTGACGGATACCGCCGCTCAGTCCGCAGCCATGGCACTGAGAAATGGCTGCGATATCAACTGCGGAAATACTTACCTGCATATTTTAAGTTCCTATGAGCAGGGCCTGGTGACAGAGGAGGAGATTACAGAGGCAGCGGTGCATGCGATGCGCACCAGGATGCGTCTGGGGCTTTTTGATGAGGACTGTCCCTACAACCAGATTCCGTATGAGATGGTGGGATGCAAAAAACACAGAGAACTGGCCATCCATGCGGCGGAAAAATCCATGGTCCTCTTAAAGAATGACGGGTTTCTTCCTCTTGACAGGAAACTTAAGAAGGTGGCTGTCATCGGGCCCAATGCAGACAGCCGCTGGCCGCTCATCGCCAATTACCACGGCACAGCGCCCCGGTATGTGACAGTACTGGACGGGATAGAGAATCTTCTTGATGAGGATGCCAGAATCTTTTACTCAGAAGGATGCCATACCATGAAGGACCGTGTAGAACGGCTGGCACTGCCGGGAGACCGCATAAGCGAGGCGGTGACTGCAGCCCTTAAGGCAGGGCTGGCCATTGTATGTGTGGGACTGGATGAGAGGTATGAGGGGGAACAGCAGGATCTTGGTAACCGTTTTGATGAGGCGGTCAGTATGGCGGATAAGCCCTCTCTGGCACTTCCTGAATCCCAGCGCCGCCTGCTGACAGCACTCATAGAGACTGGCATACCGCTGGTGGTAATAAATATGTCTGGAAGCGCCATGGACCTGGCGTGGCTGGACCAGGCGGAAAGCATAAAAGCAATCCTGCAGGCGTGGTATCCCGGTGCCGAAGGCGGAACGGCCGTAGCAAGAGTCCTCTTTGGGGAGACCAGCCCATCAGGCAGGCTTCCAGTCACCTTCTATCGGTCTGAGGAGGAAATCCCTCCCTATGAGGACTACAGCATGAAAAACCGGACCTACCGGTATATGAAAGAAGAAGCCCTTTATCCCTTTGGATTCGGCCTTTCCTATACCAGCTTCCGGTACAGGGATTTAGAGTGCGTCCCCGCAGGTGACGGCAGCGTGTCCGTATCTGTGAAGGTCAGGAACGAAGGACCGGCAGATGGTGAGGAAGTGGTTCAGGTATATGTGAAGAACCTGGATTCTTCCCTTGCAGTGAGGAATCATTCCCTGTGTGCTTTTGCAAGGGTGAGTCTTGCAAAGGGACAGGAGAGAGAGGTAAGCTTCTGTCTTTCGGGTCTGGCTTTCTGTGTGGTGGACCAGGACGGGGAGCGTCGCTTGGATGGGCATCGGTACGATATTTATGCAGGCGGCAGCCAGCCTGATGGCAGGAGCTGTCTGCTTATGGGCTCCGAACCCTTAAGAGCCCGGGTGGAGCTTTAA
- a CDS encoding carbohydrate ABC transporter permease gives MGVLLKRKIKNAILYAISIVIALITGFPFVFLVINSFKGMGEYLTNIWRLPKEPFFGNYQLVLKPDFLRYFLNSVVVSGVSVFIIVVVSSMISFTFARLKYRGRNLLYFAIIAGMMIPVHTTLIPTFTLLSSIGLTDTLTGLVGPYVSYNIPIAVFILTQFFREIPKELEEAAIIDGCSIVGTFKNIILPLSGPAISTIVVYTFLNIWNEFINANVLINSTGKKTLPLGIREFYGMQSVNIPAVLTAILIGSLPVILLYFFAQEKVVNGLTQGAVKG, from the coding sequence ATGGGCGTGTTGCTAAAAAGAAAAATAAAGAATGCCATTCTCTATGCGATCAGCATCGTTATTGCACTGATTACTGGATTTCCCTTTGTGTTTCTGGTTATCAACAGCTTTAAAGGCATGGGGGAATACTTAACTAATATCTGGAGACTTCCCAAAGAGCCGTTTTTCGGAAATTACCAGTTGGTCTTAAAACCGGATTTTCTCCGTTACTTCTTAAACAGCGTTGTGGTGTCAGGAGTCAGTGTTTTCATCATTGTGGTCGTATCATCCATGATCTCCTTTACCTTTGCAAGGCTTAAATATAGAGGAAGGAATCTGCTTTACTTTGCCATTATCGCGGGAATGATGATCCCGGTACATACGACTCTGATCCCCACATTCACGCTTTTAAGCAGCATTGGCCTGACAGATACCTTAACCGGCCTGGTGGGTCCTTATGTCAGTTATAACATTCCCATTGCCGTTTTCATACTGACTCAGTTTTTCCGGGAGATACCAAAGGAGCTGGAGGAAGCGGCCATCATTGACGGCTGCAGCATTGTGGGAACCTTTAAGAATATCATACTTCCGCTGTCAGGTCCGGCTATTTCCACTATCGTAGTGTATACATTTTTGAACATCTGGAATGAATTCATTAATGCCAATGTGCTGATCAACAGTACGGGAAAGAAGACCCTGCCCTTAGGGATCCGGGAATTCTACGGCATGCAGTCTGTCAATATACCGGCAGTGCTTACCGCTATCCTGATCGGATCGCTTCCGGTCATCCTTTTGTACTTCTTTGCGCAGGAAAAGGTGGTGAACGGATTGACCCAGGGAGCGGTAAAAGGCTGA
- a CDS encoding carbohydrate ABC transporter permease, translating into MSKQNKHIGIITLFVLPALLFYGTFNVVGIVRTFIYSFMDWKGISANRTFAGFGNYIELFGDSLFWNAMGNNVILVIVSVAIQLPGALLLALLINQELKGTRFFRTVFFMPMLLSTVATGIMWILFYDPYFGLIASLMQKLGLKSIAFLEGRSSMPSILFVICWQFIPFYMIILKAGLTNIPTDIYEAARIDGANGKQCFWKITLPLLVPTLRSAAVLQLVGSLKYFDLFYVMMGGAPNRATELMATYMYKKGFTEFRMGYASAIAASMFILCFAIACMFLYITRDKEGA; encoded by the coding sequence ATGAGTAAACAAAATAAACATATAGGAATCATAACGCTGTTCGTGCTTCCGGCCCTGCTGTTTTACGGTACATTTAACGTAGTGGGAATCGTCAGGACATTCATCTACAGCTTTATGGACTGGAAGGGGATCAGCGCCAACAGGACCTTTGCAGGATTTGGGAATTACATCGAGCTGTTCGGGGATTCCCTGTTCTGGAATGCCATGGGGAATAACGTAATCCTGGTCATTGTCTCCGTGGCTATCCAGCTCCCCGGAGCCCTGCTCCTAGCCCTTCTGATCAATCAGGAGCTTAAGGGAACAAGGTTTTTCCGTACGGTGTTTTTTATGCCGATGCTGCTGTCCACGGTTGCTACCGGCATCATGTGGATTCTGTTTTACGATCCCTATTTTGGCCTGATAGCCAGTCTCATGCAGAAGCTGGGGTTAAAAAGCATTGCTTTTCTGGAGGGAAGATCATCCATGCCTTCCATTCTGTTCGTCATATGCTGGCAGTTCATTCCCTTTTATATGATTATATTAAAGGCGGGACTTACCAATATCCCGACGGACATTTATGAGGCGGCCAGGATCGACGGGGCTAATGGGAAGCAGTGTTTCTGGAAAATTACCCTCCCGCTTCTTGTACCGACCCTGCGCTCGGCGGCAGTCCTGCAGCTGGTGGGGTCTTTAAAATACTTTGACCTATTCTATGTCATGATGGGCGGCGCGCCCAACAGGGCGACAGAGCTGATGGCCACCTACATGTACAAGAAAGGGTTTACGGAATTCCGTATGGGATATGCCAGCGCCATTGCTGCCAGCATGTTTATTCTATGTTTTGCCATTGCATGCATGTTCCTTTACATTACTAGAGATAAGGAGGGGGCATAA